CTCCAGCACCTCCTCCTTCCTCCTGAAGTACTCGGATTCGCTGGATATGAACCTGTCCACGAAGGCGAGGGCTATTGTGAGGTCCAGCTTATCATCGTAGCGGCATCCCATAACTTTAACATCCTCGCCCGTCTCCTCGAAGCTCTTCTTGAACTCCCTGGAGTTGAGGAACCTCTCCACATCCAATACCGCCATCTCCGTCCTTGAGAGTGGAGCATAACCCACAGCTGCGGACGTATCATTCGCGCCCATCACCTTGCTTCCCCTCCTGAATATATCGGTGAGCTCAGCGCTCCCCTGCTTCATCTCAACCTGGTACCTGACGTGAAGCTCCGGATCCACGAACCTCAGGTTCTCCCTTATCCAGGACTTGGCAGCCCTCTTGACCACCT
The Candidatus Korarchaeota archaeon NZ13-K genome window above contains:
- a CDS encoding S-adenosylmethionine synthetase; the protein is MTSLKVSLSHRPPVDEQPIEIVERKGIGHPDTIADGIMERVSLELNREYLRRFGGLLHYNADKSLLAAGVTEPAFGGGRVIEPMLIVFGDRATTSFAGEVIDIEEVVKRAAKSWIRENLRFVDPELHVRYQVEMKQGSAELTDIFRRGSKVMGANDTSAAVGYAPLSRTEMAVLDVERFLNSREFKKSFEETGEDVKVMGCRYDDKLDLTIALAFVDRFISSESEYFRRKEEVLE